In one Nitrososphaera viennensis EN76 genomic region, the following are encoded:
- a CDS encoding NADH-quinone oxidoreductase subunit J family protein, whose product MADPVFIGLAVLTVGSAIIALETRELIYGAIGLAISMLGIAGFFLLLDAPFVAMFQIAVYVGAVAVLLIFTVMLVRTQALFTTKEDRGRKAGGIVLMLFIMGGLGALLLASGLNSTNSFAAPPVDFMAIGEEMLTYYSPVLIVLGLVLAGSVIAALALARREGVEKEEEEEQQK is encoded by the coding sequence ATGGCTGATCCAGTATTCATAGGCCTTGCAGTGCTCACTGTCGGTTCTGCCATCATCGCGCTTGAAACGCGCGAGCTCATCTACGGCGCAATAGGCCTCGCTATATCGATGCTCGGCATCGCAGGATTTTTCCTGCTGCTTGACGCGCCGTTTGTAGCCATGTTCCAGATCGCGGTGTACGTCGGCGCCGTCGCGGTGCTCTTGATATTCACGGTCATGCTTGTCAGGACGCAGGCACTCTTTACGACAAAGGAGGACAGGGGGCGAAAGGCAGGCGGCATCGTGCTGATGCTGTTCATAATGGGAGGCCTTGGCGCGCTGCTTTTGGCTTCCGGCCTGAACAGCACCAACAGCTTCGCCGCGCCGCCAGTCGACTTTATGGCCATAGGCGAGGAGATGCTTACCTACTACTCGCCGGTGCTCATAGTCCTTGGACTCGTGCTTGCTGGATCGGTGATCGCGGCCCTTGCGCTTGCGCGCAGAGAGGGCGTGGAGAAGGAAGAGGAGGAAGAGCAACAAAAATGA
- the nuoK gene encoding NADH-quinone oxidoreductase subunit NuoK yields the protein MTELIDFLIVSVALVAVGIYGIVVKRNAIRMLISIEIIVNAANLVVVAFSRSTGNVQGQVFALFSIAIAAAEVAIGLGLVIVAYRLYKEIDVAEFRSMRG from the coding sequence ATGACCGAATTGATAGACTTCCTCATAGTGTCGGTCGCGCTCGTGGCCGTCGGCATATACGGCATCGTGGTCAAGCGCAACGCGATAAGGATGCTGATTTCAATAGAGATAATCGTCAATGCTGCAAACCTTGTGGTCGTCGCATTTTCAAGGTCGACCGGCAACGTCCAGGGGCAGGTCTTTGCGCTCTTTTCCATCGCGATCGCGGCGGCCGAAGTAGCAATCGGCCTTGGCCTCGTTATCGTGGCGTACCGCCTCTACAAGGAAATCGACGTCGCAGAATTCAGGAGCATGCGGGGATAG
- a CDS encoding complex I subunit 1/NuoH family protein: MSYTESFRFGEFIGSVLWLVFWILIIFSLVGLPLLFVVLFYVPLPPLGDEPLTPYLFLTMVADPTRTIPIVKYMIHTDLFRVAAFPGFTYAALFAAVTIFVERKFLAKMQLRYGPLYVGKIEGWLQLIADGLKLISKEIIVPSGADKPIFWAAPIAFVSTAAAVTALIPVAPGWVVANVDVGLLAVFAILGFFPLIALLFSWASNSKYPFIGGLRALHQIIAFEIPFIISALSVVILAGTLNLTGIVDAQISSYWYIFFLPISAFVFYISSLAELERIPFDLPEAESEIVAGWITETSGMIYGLIQLGSYLKTYALAALFVVLFLGGWAGPVIFPQEIIPGYTGEKIYNPVTLSAIVWFTLKTFGVILLMLLPRGISPRIRIDILLHTGWYKLIVLSFINMFVALALIYGGILGPEGLLVR; encoded by the coding sequence ATGTCGTACACAGAATCGTTCCGCTTTGGCGAGTTCATCGGAAGCGTCCTGTGGCTTGTGTTCTGGATACTCATCATATTCTCCCTCGTGGGGCTCCCGCTCCTGTTCGTGGTGCTGTTCTACGTGCCGCTCCCTCCGCTTGGCGACGAGCCGCTTACCCCGTACCTGTTCCTGACAATGGTGGCAGACCCGACCCGCACCATCCCGATAGTCAAGTACATGATACATACGGATCTGTTCCGCGTGGCGGCGTTCCCCGGGTTCACCTATGCAGCACTCTTTGCAGCGGTGACCATCTTTGTGGAGCGCAAGTTCCTCGCCAAGATGCAGCTCAGGTACGGCCCTCTTTACGTGGGCAAGATAGAGGGCTGGCTTCAGCTCATTGCAGACGGCCTGAAGCTGATATCCAAGGAGATAATTGTTCCCTCCGGAGCAGACAAGCCGATATTCTGGGCCGCGCCAATAGCGTTCGTCTCGACCGCGGCTGCCGTTACTGCCCTTATTCCAGTTGCGCCCGGCTGGGTGGTGGCCAATGTCGACGTGGGCCTGCTTGCAGTCTTTGCGATACTCGGGTTCTTCCCGCTCATTGCGCTCTTGTTCTCGTGGGCGTCAAACAGCAAGTATCCGTTCATCGGCGGACTACGCGCCCTGCACCAGATAATCGCGTTTGAAATCCCGTTCATAATATCCGCGCTATCGGTTGTCATTCTTGCCGGCACGCTCAACCTGACGGGCATTGTCGACGCCCAGATCTCGTCATACTGGTACATCTTTTTCCTGCCCATAAGCGCGTTCGTGTTCTACATCTCGTCGCTGGCAGAGCTTGAAAGGATCCCCTTCGACCTGCCGGAGGCCGAGTCCGAGATCGTGGCAGGATGGATCACCGAGACTTCGGGCATGATCTATGGCCTCATCCAGCTGGGCTCGTATCTAAAGACGTACGCGCTTGCCGCGCTCTTTGTCGTCCTGTTCCTCGGCGGCTGGGCCGGCCCGGTGATATTCCCGCAAGAGATAATCCCAGGCTACACTGGAGAAAAGATCTACAACCCTGTCACGCTTTCGGCCATAGTCTGGTTCACGCTCAAGACCTTTGGCGTGATACTGCTCATGCTTCTGCCGAGAGGCATCAGCCCCAGAATCAGGATAGACATACTGCTGCACACAGGCTGGTACAAGCTGATCGTGCTCTCGTTCATCAACATGTTCGTTGCCCTTGCACTAATATATGGCGGCATACTTGGTCCGGAGGGGCTCCTGGTAAGATGA
- a CDS encoding NADH-quinone oxidoreductase subunit I codes for MSGTASGFIKAIESGSKHLVIRRFTFRYPEQKLRFVGDGYQFDPKRGVGIAGYRGRHILMHDKCTGCQLCAIACEGIAEAIGMVKVDENWKQNKKSIMPQIDYGKCVFCGLCVDACPFYALFMTNDYELSGFTKEHLIYTPQQLEVKPKYDGDIEIKITDRGATHG; via the coding sequence ATGAGCGGCACGGCTTCCGGGTTTATCAAGGCAATCGAGTCGGGATCAAAGCACCTTGTGATAAGGCGCTTTACTTTCAGATACCCCGAGCAAAAGCTCCGCTTTGTGGGCGACGGATACCAGTTTGATCCAAAGCGCGGAGTCGGCATCGCAGGATACAGGGGACGCCACATCCTGATGCACGACAAGTGCACAGGCTGCCAGCTCTGCGCCATTGCGTGCGAGGGCATCGCGGAGGCCATCGGAATGGTCAAGGTTGACGAGAACTGGAAGCAGAACAAAAAGAGCATCATGCCTCAGATCGACTATGGCAAGTGCGTATTTTGTGGATTATGCGTCGACGCCTGCCCGTTTTACGCTCTATTCATGACAAACGATTACGAGCTTTCTGGCTTTACAAAAGAGCACCTGATATACACGCCGCAGCAGCTCGAAGTCAAGCCAAAGTACGACGGCGACATTGAAATCAAGATAACCGACAGGGGTGCCACGCATGGCTGA